From the Conger conger chromosome 14, fConCon1.1, whole genome shotgun sequence genome, one window contains:
- the myog gene encoding myogenin, protein MELFETNPYFFPDQRFYEGAENYYPARLPGGFDQGGYQERPGIGLCGDGRIMSAAGVGMEDKASPTGQPQDHCPGQCLPWACKVCKRKSVTMDRRKAATLREKRRLKKVNEAFEALKRSTLLNPNQRLPKVEILRSAIQYIERLQALVSSLNQQDHKQPGLHYHRGAAGHRVSSSSEQAGSTCCSSPEWSSASEHCGPVYSATPEDILNEDSLEQPSLRTLTSIVDSITAGDGAPVSYSGDISK, encoded by the exons ATGGAGCTTTTTGAGACCAACCCGTACTTCTTCCCGGACCAGCGCTTCTACGAGGGGGCCGAGAACTACTACCCCGCCCGCCTGCCGGGGGGGTTCGACCAGGGGGGGTACCAGGAGCGGCCGGGGATCGGGCTGTGCGGCGACGGCCGGATCATGTCCGCCGCCGGCGTGGGCATGGAGGACAAGGCGTCCCCCACGGGCCAGCCCCAGGACCACTGCCCCGGCCAGTGCCTGCCCTGGGCCTGCAAGGTGTGCAAGCGCAAGTCGGTGACCATGGACCGGCGGAAGGCGGCCACGCTGCGGGAGAAGAGGCGGCTGAAGAAGGTGAACGAGGCGTTCGAGGCGCTGAAGAGGAGCACGCTGCTCAACCCCAACCAGCGCCTGCCCAAGGTGGAGATCCTGCGCAGCGCCATCCAGTACATCGAACGGCTGCAGGCGCTGGTCAGCTCCCTCAACCAGCAGGACCACAAGCAGCCCGGCCTGCACTACCACCGCGGGGCCGCGGGacacagg GTGTCCTCCAGCAGCGAGCAGGCCGGCAGCACCTGCTGCAGCAGCCCAGAGTGGAGCAGCGCCTCTGAGCACTGTGGGCCGGTCTACAGCGCCACGCCCGAgg ACATCCTGAACGAGGACTCCCTGGAGCAGCCCAGCCTGAGGACCCTCACCTCCATCGTGGACAGCATCACCGCTGGGGACGGGGCCCCTGTCTCTTACTCAGGGGACATTTCCAAataa